A window of Tautonia plasticadhaerens contains these coding sequences:
- a CDS encoding amino acid adenylation domain-containing protein, which yields MTAPRDADAPELAGRSPDPPGLEIGWTPSLFRRRAGRGPGLVAVEGPSGSVSYGDLDRVTDRWASVLSGEGVGPGVLVALTMPRSVEAVAAMLAVMKAGGAFLPIDPDYPTARVAFLLKDSASPVVLSTDSLAPGLPVTGARVLTIREIDRGSDDPGTAPPPEGDPGDPAYAIYTSGSTGRPKAALISHRGIGPLARSQAEAFGIGPGTRVLQFASLGFDASISEILVTLLSGGTVCVSEASGLVPGPALSGTLRRRSIHVATLPPTVLGLLPEGPYPDLRTLVVAGEACPAGLASRWSVGRKFINAYGPTEATVCVSLHVCPGGAQPAPPIGRPLPHVEALVLDEAGDPVPDETPGELAIGGPGLALGYLHRPGLTAERFPPHPTATDPETRVYRTGDRVIRRADGVLEFLGRVDDQVKIRGVRIEPGEVRGAIEAIEGVRAAAVLAEGEGRDRHLAAFVVPGRGSGLSVDRIREDLRDRLPIHLLPPRITLVDRLPTTPHGKLDRAALAGLDPRRVQGTSTAPPRTPPRDAPELEVARAWEELFGREVGVDDDFFALGGDSLSAMDLLARIARRCGEALPIAALLDDPTVAGLASALAERRGPGGWSPLVPIRAEGSRHPLYCVHPGGGNVLCYVELARALGPAQPLFGLQAPGVDEGRAPLTSVEAMADEYLDAIRSARPSGPIRLCGWSFGGVVAFEMARKLAEEGRPVDRLVLLDAGFLYSFAILRGLIPSEQPLVRFLGAKRDAIFPEFRRHAGRSQVVPPGASEALTRRVFEVFMANVEALYAYRPAPYRGGAITLMMAEEPFADRRRDPVDEWRRLCDDLDVVPVPGNHLTMLRPPHVGALADRLGERLRRAPVGGRSHG from the coding sequence GTGACCGCTCCCCGAGACGCCGACGCCCCGGAGCTTGCCGGCCGGTCGCCCGATCCTCCCGGCCTCGAGATCGGCTGGACGCCGTCGCTGTTCCGGCGCCGGGCCGGGCGGGGGCCCGGATTGGTCGCCGTCGAGGGCCCTTCGGGCTCCGTCTCGTACGGGGACCTCGACCGGGTGACCGATCGCTGGGCATCGGTCCTGAGTGGAGAGGGCGTCGGGCCGGGCGTCCTCGTCGCCCTGACCATGCCGAGGTCGGTCGAGGCCGTGGCCGCGATGCTGGCCGTGATGAAGGCCGGGGGCGCGTTCCTGCCGATCGACCCGGATTATCCCACCGCCCGGGTCGCCTTCTTGCTGAAGGATTCCGCCTCGCCGGTCGTCCTGTCGACCGACTCGCTCGCCCCCGGGCTGCCGGTGACGGGGGCCCGGGTGCTGACGATCCGCGAGATCGACCGCGGGTCCGATGACCCCGGGACGGCCCCGCCCCCCGAGGGCGATCCCGGGGACCCGGCCTACGCGATCTACACCTCGGGGTCGACCGGCCGGCCGAAGGCGGCGTTGATCTCCCATCGGGGGATCGGCCCCTTGGCGAGGTCACAGGCCGAGGCGTTCGGGATCGGGCCGGGGACGCGGGTCTTGCAGTTCGCCTCGCTCGGATTCGACGCCTCGATCAGCGAGATCCTCGTCACGCTGCTCTCCGGGGGGACGGTGTGCGTCTCGGAGGCGTCGGGCCTCGTGCCGGGCCCGGCGCTGTCGGGGACGCTCCGGAGGCGGTCGATCCACGTCGCCACGCTGCCGCCGACGGTGCTCGGGCTGCTGCCGGAGGGCCCGTATCCGGACCTCCGGACCCTCGTGGTGGCCGGGGAGGCGTGCCCGGCGGGGCTGGCGTCTCGATGGTCGGTCGGCCGCAAGTTCATCAACGCCTACGGCCCGACCGAGGCGACCGTCTGCGTCTCGCTGCACGTCTGCCCGGGAGGTGCCCAGCCGGCGCCGCCGATCGGTCGGCCGTTGCCCCACGTGGAGGCCCTCGTGCTCGACGAGGCCGGGGATCCCGTCCCGGACGAAACGCCCGGCGAGCTGGCGATCGGCGGGCCGGGGCTCGCCCTCGGCTACCTGCACCGACCCGGCCTGACCGCCGAGCGCTTCCCCCCCCATCCGACGGCGACCGACCCCGAGACCCGGGTCTACCGGACCGGCGACCGGGTGATCCGGAGGGCGGACGGCGTGCTGGAATTCCTGGGTCGGGTCGACGACCAGGTGAAGATCCGCGGGGTCCGGATCGAGCCCGGCGAGGTCCGGGGGGCGATCGAGGCCATCGAGGGGGTCCGGGCCGCGGCCGTCCTGGCCGAGGGGGAGGGGAGGGACCGCCACCTGGCCGCCTTCGTTGTCCCGGGGAGGGGGAGCGGCCTCTCGGTCGATCGGATCCGCGAGGACCTCCGGGATCGGCTGCCGATCCACCTGCTCCCCCCCCGGATCACCCTCGTCGACCGGCTGCCGACCACCCCCCACGGCAAGCTCGACCGGGCCGCCCTGGCCGGGCTGGATCCCCGGCGGGTGCAGGGGACCTCGACGGCCCCGCCCCGCACCCCGCCTCGGGACGCTCCGGAGCTGGAGGTGGCCCGGGCCTGGGAGGAGCTGTTCGGCCGGGAGGTCGGCGTGGACGACGACTTCTTCGCGCTCGGGGGCGATTCGCTCTCGGCGATGGATCTCCTCGCCCGGATCGCCCGGCGATGCGGCGAGGCGCTGCCGATCGCCGCCCTGCTGGACGACCCGACCGTCGCCGGGTTGGCCTCGGCCCTGGCCGAACGTCGGGGGCCTGGGGGGTGGTCCCCGCTGGTGCCGATCCGGGCCGAGGGGAGCCGGCATCCCCTGTACTGCGTCCACCCGGGCGGCGGGAACGTCCTCTGTTACGTCGAACTGGCCAGGGCGCTCGGGCCGGCCCAGCCGCTGTTCGGCCTGCAGGCGCCCGGGGTCGACGAGGGGAGGGCGCCGCTGACCTCGGTCGAGGCGATGGCGGACGAGTACCTCGACGCCATCCGATCGGCCCGGCCGTCCGGACCGATCCGGCTCTGCGGCTGGTCATTCGGCGGCGTGGTCGCCTTCGAGATGGCCCGGAAGCTGGCCGAGGAGGGCCGGCCGGTCGACCGCCTGGTGCTGCTCGACGCCGGGTTCCTCTATTCGTTCGCGATCCTCCGCGGCCTGATCCCCAGCGAACAGCCGCTCGTCCGGTTCCTCGGCGCGAAGAGGGACGCGATCTTCCCCGAGTTCCGGAGGCATGCGGGGCGGTCCCAGGTCGTCCCCCCGGGGGCCTCGGAGGCCCTGACCCGCCGCGTCTTCGAGGTCTTCATGGCCAACGTCGAGGCGCTCTACGCCTATCGCCCCGCCCCCTACCGCGGGGGGGCGATCACCCTGATGATGGCCGAGGAGCCGTTCGCCGACCGCCGGAGGGACCCTGTCGACGAGTGGCGTCGGCTCTGCGACGACCTGGACGTCGTCCCCGTGCCCGGCAATCACCTGACGATGCTCCGGCCGCCGCACGTCGGGGCGCTGGCCGACCGGCTCGGGGAGCGGCTCCGACGGGCCCCGGTCGGGGGACGATCGCATGGCTGA
- a CDS encoding class I SAM-dependent methyltransferase, whose amino-acid sequence MADDAPPGGFDRAAWFYEPLARIYSLGKIEAAKASQLGLMNPGDRVLYVGVGAGEDAVLAARVGADLTCIDLSGRMLARARTKFERAGLRGEFIRGDVFEHDRIGHYDVVAANFFLNCFERGPMRRMLRHLSGLVRPGGRLLIADVAAPSGNRLQRQLHRGYNGVGLALYWAMGLVPLHPIHDYRRYFGEAGLRCIRVRDFRVLPFGPVSFQAIEAQRLADPEG is encoded by the coding sequence ATGGCTGACGACGCCCCCCCCGGCGGCTTCGACCGGGCCGCCTGGTTCTACGAGCCCCTCGCGCGGATCTACTCCCTGGGGAAGATCGAGGCGGCCAAGGCGTCGCAACTCGGACTGATGAACCCGGGCGACCGCGTGCTCTACGTCGGGGTCGGGGCGGGGGAGGACGCCGTGCTCGCGGCCCGAGTGGGGGCGGACCTGACGTGCATCGACCTGTCGGGCCGGATGCTCGCCAGGGCCCGGACGAAGTTCGAGCGGGCCGGGTTGCGGGGCGAATTCATCCGGGGGGACGTGTTCGAACATGACCGCATCGGCCATTACGACGTGGTCGCGGCGAACTTCTTCCTCAATTGCTTCGAGCGGGGCCCGATGCGGAGGATGCTCCGCCACCTCTCCGGCCTGGTCCGGCCGGGGGGCCGGCTGCTGATCGCCGACGTGGCCGCACCCTCGGGCAATCGGCTCCAGCGGCAACTCCACCGGGGGTACAACGGGGTGGGCCTCGCGCTTTACTGGGCGATGGGGCTCGTCCCGCTGCACCCGATCCACGACTATCGCCGGTACTTCGGCGAGGCCGGCCTCCGCTGCATCCGGGTCCGGGACTTCCGGGTGCTCCCGTTCGGCCCGGTCAGCTTCCAGGCGATCGAGGCCCAGCGGCTGGCCGATCCCGAGGGCTGA
- a CDS encoding NADPH:quinone reductase has product MRAAYIEAHGDASEILVGELPTPRPGPGQVLLRVGAAAINPIDLYLRSGRVAMPMSFPYVVGTDVAGTVEEVGPGVTRFRPGDRAWGSNQGILGRQGSAAEFACTDEGWLHPTPPGLSDPEAASIAMVGLTAHLGLFDRARLGPGESVYVAGGGGGVGSMVVQMAKAVGARVATTAGQPASLDLCRRLGADLVLNYKEDDVPARLREWSEEGIDVWYETQRDPDLMTIVPLLRKRGRLVLMAGRDATPTLPLGSFYPRNCSIFGFAMFNYSADEQLICAEDMARWLSQGLLRPSVGRTFPLDQAAQAEQFLEDNTVGGAGTLVGKVVITIGEG; this is encoded by the coding sequence ATGCGAGCCGCCTACATCGAGGCCCACGGCGACGCCTCGGAGATCCTCGTCGGCGAACTGCCGACCCCCAGGCCGGGCCCCGGCCAGGTGCTCCTCCGCGTCGGCGCCGCGGCGATCAACCCGATCGACCTGTACCTCCGATCGGGCCGGGTCGCCATGCCGATGAGCTTCCCCTACGTCGTCGGCACCGACGTGGCCGGCACGGTCGAGGAGGTCGGCCCCGGCGTGACCCGATTCCGACCCGGGGACCGCGCCTGGGGCTCGAACCAGGGCATCCTCGGCCGCCAGGGCTCGGCCGCCGAGTTCGCCTGCACCGACGAGGGCTGGCTCCACCCCACCCCCCCCGGCCTGTCCGACCCCGAGGCCGCCTCGATCGCCATGGTCGGCCTCACCGCCCACCTCGGGCTGTTCGACCGCGCCCGCCTCGGGCCCGGCGAGTCGGTCTACGTCGCCGGCGGCGGCGGGGGCGTCGGCTCGATGGTCGTCCAGATGGCCAAGGCCGTCGGCGCCCGGGTGGCCACCACCGCCGGCCAGCCCGCCAGCCTCGACCTCTGCCGGAGGCTCGGCGCCGACCTCGTCCTCAACTACAAGGAGGACGACGTCCCCGCCCGGCTCCGCGAGTGGTCCGAGGAGGGGATCGACGTCTGGTACGAGACCCAGCGCGACCCCGACCTCATGACCATCGTCCCGCTGCTCCGCAAGCGGGGCCGCCTCGTGCTCATGGCCGGGCGGGACGCCACCCCCACCCTCCCCCTCGGCTCGTTCTACCCGCGCAACTGCTCGATCTTTGGCTTCGCCATGTTCAATTACTCGGCCGATGAGCAGTTGATCTGTGCGGAGGACATGGCCCGATGGCTGTCTCAGGGGCTCCTCCGCCCCAGTGTCGGCCGTACCTTCCCGCTCGACCAGGCGGCCCAGGCCGAGCAGTTCCTGGAGGACAACACCGTCGGGGGGGCGGGGACGCTGGTGGGCAAGGTGGTCATCACGATCGGCGAGGGCTGA
- a CDS encoding Rieske (2Fe-2S) protein, with protein MSSETEQFHTIARVGEIPEGAGRAFDVDGVMVAVFLEGGRYYAIEDYCPHQGAPLSDGVLFDKSVTCTWHGWRFSLEDGRHLDGSRSRVPTFPVRVVGDEIQVNVD; from the coding sequence GTGTCGTCCGAAACAGAGCAATTCCACACGATCGCCAGGGTCGGCGAGATCCCCGAGGGCGCCGGCCGCGCCTTCGACGTCGACGGCGTCATGGTCGCCGTCTTCCTCGAAGGGGGCCGATACTACGCGATCGAGGACTATTGCCCGCACCAGGGGGCCCCGCTCAGCGACGGGGTCCTCTTCGACAAGTCCGTCACCTGCACCTGGCACGGCTGGCGCTTCAGCCTCGAGGACGGCCGGCACCTCGACGGCTCCCGGTCCCGGGTGCCGACCTTCCCGGTCCGCGTCGTCGGGGACGAGATTCAGGTCAACGTCGATTGA
- a CDS encoding CAP domain-containing protein — protein sequence MNRTTTRVPARSFILLALTLVVSAPAARPAIAAESTDPLWGLMTVLIRATAPDGPVVPDETPALRSGDAELRGLLEGAVRVAQQPVQVQAAQPTYAPRYQYQYPVAPGGYRMVQNPVNAAVTYWTGQPAAQPTYAQPTYAQPAAAAPAQPAVAPAQPAAAQPATAYGDPYGFTAWLNGVRAQYGLSAVSYDANLSAWANANNAQQNSQGMGHHVMGPARRQNSAMGSAGSIGSQWLASPAHAAALLDPSIRVIGIAGMGAYWTFNAY from the coding sequence ATGAATCGCACCACGACCCGCGTCCCCGCCCGATCCTTCATCCTCCTCGCCCTGACGCTCGTCGTCTCGGCGCCCGCCGCCCGCCCCGCCATCGCCGCCGAATCGACCGACCCGCTCTGGGGCCTGATGACGGTCTTGATCCGGGCGACCGCCCCCGACGGCCCGGTCGTACCCGATGAGACTCCGGCCCTCCGGTCCGGCGACGCCGAGCTCCGGGGCCTGCTCGAAGGTGCCGTCCGGGTCGCGCAACAGCCCGTCCAGGTCCAGGCCGCCCAGCCGACCTACGCCCCGCGGTACCAGTACCAGTACCCGGTCGCCCCGGGCGGCTACCGGATGGTGCAGAACCCCGTCAACGCCGCCGTGACCTACTGGACCGGCCAGCCGGCCGCGCAGCCGACCTACGCCCAACCGACCTATGCCCAGCCCGCCGCCGCCGCCCCCGCGCAGCCGGCGGTCGCCCCCGCACAGCCGGCCGCCGCCCAACCGGCGACCGCCTACGGCGACCCCTACGGCTTCACCGCCTGGCTCAACGGCGTCCGGGCCCAGTACGGCCTGTCGGCGGTTTCCTACGACGCGAACCTCTCCGCCTGGGCGAACGCGAACAACGCCCAGCAGAACAGCCAGGGGATGGGCCACCACGTCATGGGCCCGGCCCGCCGGCAGAACAGCGCCATGGGCTCGGCCGGCAGCATCGGCTCCCAGTGGCTCGCCTCCCCCGCCCACGCCGCCGCCCTGCTCGACCCGTCGATCCGGGTGATCGGCATCGCGGGCATGGGGGCCTACTGGACCTTCAACGCGTACTGA
- a CDS encoding Gfo/Idh/MocA family protein translates to MRTNVNRRGFLGTGAATLGYFYSAPAYSAARMGRKPNETLRFAGIGVGGKGSSDIDHVGNLGEVVAICDIDEGRIAPKAEKWPSAKVYTDFRALLDEMGKEIDAVTVSTPDHTHALASLMAIRMGKHCYTQKPLTQTVFEARVLKEAAKQHGVCTQMGNQGSAEDGLRRAVELVQGGIIGPVREVHVWTNRPVWPQAPDITSRPDTADPWPKEIHWDQFIGGAPLRPYVAEVYHPFNWRGWWDYGTGAIGDMACHTANMAFRALKLAHPTAVSAESAEVNPETYPAWARVTIEFPAREDMPPATLTWYEGRQDGELVLPPEELQAKILSGGERLPGSGSILVGDEGILYSPNDYGAKFRLHPEALAEGKNLDTPERLPSNNKGDQGMKDEWVRAITEGKPEIAYSNFDTASLLTEAFLLGNVAIRTGQRLEWDGPGLKITNYPEANQFIQTEYRRGWEVTRA, encoded by the coding sequence ATGAGAACGAACGTCAACCGCCGCGGATTCCTCGGCACCGGGGCCGCCACCCTCGGCTACTTCTACTCCGCCCCGGCCTACTCGGCCGCCCGGATGGGACGCAAGCCGAACGAGACCCTCCGCTTCGCCGGCATCGGGGTCGGCGGCAAGGGATCCAGCGACATCGACCACGTGGGCAACCTCGGCGAGGTCGTGGCGATCTGCGACATCGACGAGGGGCGGATCGCCCCGAAGGCCGAGAAGTGGCCCTCGGCCAAGGTCTACACCGACTTCCGCGCCCTGCTCGACGAGATGGGCAAGGAGATCGACGCCGTCACCGTCTCCACCCCCGACCACACCCACGCCCTGGCCTCGCTGATGGCCATCCGCATGGGCAAGCACTGCTACACGCAGAAGCCGCTCACCCAGACGGTCTTCGAGGCCCGGGTCCTCAAGGAAGCCGCGAAGCAGCACGGCGTCTGCACCCAGATGGGCAACCAGGGCTCGGCCGAGGACGGCCTCCGGCGGGCCGTCGAGCTGGTCCAGGGCGGCATCATCGGCCCGGTCCGCGAGGTCCACGTCTGGACCAACCGGCCCGTCTGGCCGCAGGCCCCCGACATCACCTCCCGGCCCGACACGGCCGACCCCTGGCCGAAGGAGATCCACTGGGACCAGTTCATCGGCGGCGCCCCGCTGCGGCCCTACGTCGCCGAGGTCTACCACCCGTTCAACTGGCGAGGCTGGTGGGACTACGGCACCGGCGCCATTGGCGACATGGCCTGCCACACCGCCAACATGGCCTTCCGTGCCCTGAAGCTGGCCCACCCCACCGCCGTCTCGGCCGAGAGCGCCGAGGTCAATCCCGAGACCTACCCGGCCTGGGCCCGGGTCACCATCGAGTTCCCCGCCCGCGAGGACATGCCGCCGGCCACCCTCACCTGGTACGAGGGTCGGCAGGATGGCGAGCTCGTCCTGCCGCCGGAGGAGCTCCAGGCCAAGATCCTCTCCGGCGGCGAGCGGCTGCCCGGCAGCGGCTCGATCCTCGTCGGCGACGAGGGCATCCTCTACTCTCCGAATGACTACGGCGCCAAGTTCCGCCTCCACCCCGAGGCGCTGGCCGAGGGCAAGAACCTCGATACCCCCGAGCGTCTGCCCTCCAACAACAAGGGCGACCAGGGGATGAAGGACGAGTGGGTCAGGGCCATCACCGAGGGCAAGCCCGAGATCGCCTACTCGAACTTCGACACCGCCAGCCTGCTGACCGAGGCATTCCTGCTCGGCAACGTCGCCATCCGCACCGGCCAGCGCCTGGAATGGGACGGCCCCGGGCTGAAGATCACCAACTACCCCGAGGCGAACCAGTTCATCCAGACGGAATACCGCCGGGGCTGGGAGGTCACCCGCGCCTGA
- a CDS encoding class I SAM-dependent methyltransferase: protein MTCRFLLAALAMAVLPGARAQEIPGATPELNRSFQEPDVGQYVERFESESREVFTRRREVVAALGLRPGMDVADIGAGTGLYAIPIAEAVGPEGAVFAVDIAPNFLRHIAERSSKAGLLNVCTVLGTQDSPQLPPGSVDLAFICDTYHHFEDPAAMLGAIRRALRPGGRLVVIEFDRREGVSSEFILEHVRADASTFIEEISDSGFSVIELDGVPRPELEENFFAMFVRTPEPGDPPLELLPEPGERDRPVPPRPGADR from the coding sequence ATGACCTGCCGCTTCCTGCTCGCCGCGCTCGCGATGGCCGTCCTCCCGGGGGCCCGGGCCCAGGAGATCCCGGGCGCGACGCCGGAACTCAACCGCTCGTTCCAGGAGCCCGACGTAGGCCAATATGTCGAACGGTTCGAGAGCGAGTCGCGGGAGGTCTTCACCCGCCGGAGGGAGGTGGTGGCGGCGCTGGGGCTCCGGCCGGGGATGGACGTGGCCGACATCGGCGCCGGGACGGGCCTGTACGCGATCCCGATCGCCGAGGCGGTCGGGCCCGAGGGGGCGGTATTCGCCGTCGACATCGCGCCGAACTTCCTCCGACACATCGCCGAGCGGTCGAGCAAGGCGGGCCTCTTGAACGTCTGCACCGTGCTCGGCACCCAGGACTCTCCCCAGTTGCCGCCCGGCTCGGTCGACCTCGCGTTCATCTGCGACACCTACCACCACTTCGAGGACCCGGCCGCCATGCTCGGGGCGATCCGACGGGCCCTGCGGCCGGGGGGCCGGCTGGTGGTGATCGAATTCGACCGCCGGGAGGGGGTCAGCTCCGAATTCATCCTGGAACACGTCCGGGCGGATGCGTCGACCTTCATCGAGGAGATCTCGGACTCGGGCTTCAGCGTCATCGAGCTGGACGGGGTCCCCCGGCCGGAGCTGGAGGAGAACTTCTTCGCGATGTTCGTCCGCACGCCCGAACCCGGCGATCCTCCCCTGGAACTGCTCCCGGAACCGGGAGAGCGGGATCGCCCGGTCCCGCCTCGTCCCGGGGCGGATCGGTGA
- a CDS encoding APC family permease, whose translation MRDRPDAARELPASFGLATSTFVVVASMVGTGVLTTSGFTVFFVGSNAWMLALWVVGAVIAACGALTLAELAAAIPRSGGDYVFLYEAYGPLAAFLSGWVSFLIGFGAPIAASAFAAGEYLLRPFDLDGPTGLLARRGLATALILLFGHIHGRSRSGSVNVQGVSTVLKFGLLAALAVAGLAAGWGRWENLADAPPVDSIDRPLLLAALSSLVYVYYAYTGWNGAAYLAGEVADPRRTMPRAIFVGTGLVVVLYLAMNTFYALALTPGDLRGVVARAEEAGDPDPLNALTPIAEIASARLFGARVASGLSIVIGLTLLASLSAFILTGPRVAYAMAGAGQFPAIAGRLSGPSRTPTAATAMQIAWSLVLLWTGSFEGIVVYAGVGLALFSMLTISAVYALRIRRPDLPRPFRTPGYPVVPAVYLASTLALTVATCLERRGAALASLASIALGVPFYYGWRWSSNRRAGR comes from the coding sequence GTGAGGGACCGTCCCGACGCGGCCCGGGAGCTTCCCGCCTCCTTCGGCCTGGCGACGTCGACGTTCGTTGTCGTGGCCAGCATGGTCGGGACGGGGGTGCTGACGACCTCGGGGTTCACCGTCTTCTTCGTCGGCAGCAACGCCTGGATGCTGGCCCTCTGGGTGGTGGGGGCGGTGATCGCAGCCTGCGGCGCCCTGACGCTGGCGGAGCTGGCGGCGGCGATCCCCCGATCGGGGGGCGATTATGTGTTCCTGTATGAGGCGTACGGGCCGCTCGCGGCGTTCCTCTCGGGGTGGGTGTCGTTCCTGATCGGCTTCGGCGCCCCGATCGCCGCCTCGGCGTTCGCGGCCGGGGAGTACCTGCTCCGGCCGTTCGACCTCGACGGGCCGACCGGCCTGCTCGCCCGGCGGGGGCTGGCGACGGCGTTGATCCTCCTCTTCGGGCACATCCACGGCAGGAGCCGATCCGGCTCGGTCAACGTCCAGGGCGTCTCGACCGTGCTCAAGTTCGGCCTCCTGGCGGCGCTGGCCGTGGCGGGGTTGGCCGCGGGGTGGGGGCGTTGGGAGAACCTGGCCGACGCGCCCCCCGTCGACTCGATCGACCGCCCGCTCCTGCTGGCCGCCCTCTCGTCGCTGGTCTATGTGTATTACGCCTACACGGGGTGGAACGGGGCCGCCTACCTCGCGGGGGAGGTGGCGGATCCGAGGCGGACGATGCCGAGGGCGATCTTCGTGGGCACCGGGCTGGTGGTCGTGCTCTACCTGGCGATGAACACGTTCTACGCCCTGGCGCTGACCCCGGGCGACCTGCGGGGCGTGGTCGCCCGGGCGGAGGAGGCGGGCGACCCGGACCCGCTGAACGCGCTGACGCCGATCGCCGAGATCGCCTCGGCCCGACTCTTCGGGGCTCGGGTGGCCTCGGGCCTCTCCATCGTCATCGGCCTGACGCTGCTCGCCTCGCTCAGCGCCTTCATCCTCACCGGCCCGAGGGTCGCCTATGCGATGGCCGGGGCCGGCCAGTTCCCGGCGATCGCCGGCCGCCTCTCGGGCCCGTCGAGGACCCCGACCGCGGCCACGGCGATGCAGATCGCCTGGTCCCTGGTGCTGCTCTGGACCGGGTCGTTCGAGGGGATCGTGGTCTATGCCGGGGTCGGGCTGGCCCTCTTCTCCATGCTCACCATCAGCGCCGTCTATGCCCTGCGGATCCGGCGGCCGGACCTCCCCCGGCCCTTCCGGACGCCCGGCTACCCCGTCGTGCCGGCGGTCTACCTGGCGTCGACCCTCGCCTTGACGGTCGCCACCTGCCTAGAGCGGCGGGGCGCGGCGCTGGCCTCGCTGGCCAGCATCGCCCTCGGCGTGCCGTTCTACTACGGGTGGCGGTGGTCCTCGAACCGGAGGGCCGGGCGATGA
- a CDS encoding 2-hydroxyacid dehydrogenase, which yields MDAQRPLPRVIADGPLDPTVLGLLDGRVELLPWEAEPAEPGTVDGVYTYGHPTVDDAMLDRLPGLLVVSNYGVGVDHIDVAAALDRGIPVGNTPGVLDGATADLAFALLLAAARRLAEGDRYARSDGFTRYDPGHMLGLEVHGSTLGILGMGRIGEKVARRALGFEMDVLYHNRNPRPEVESALGLRHAGFEELLSRSDFVVLCVPLTDQTRGLIGARALSLMKPSAVLVNVSRGPVVVTDDLLAALRGGTIAAAGLDVTDPEPLPRGHGLLGLDNLVITPHLGSATDRTRRRMAEISVENLLAGLDRRPLPSPVLPPAPGPP from the coding sequence ATGGATGCCCAACGACCCTTGCCCCGCGTCATCGCCGATGGCCCGCTCGACCCGACCGTCCTCGGGCTGCTGGACGGACGGGTCGAACTCCTGCCGTGGGAGGCCGAACCGGCCGAACCCGGGACCGTCGATGGAGTCTACACCTACGGGCACCCGACCGTCGATGACGCCATGCTCGATCGGCTCCCCGGGCTCCTCGTGGTCAGCAACTACGGCGTCGGCGTCGATCACATCGACGTGGCGGCGGCCCTCGACCGGGGGATCCCCGTGGGGAATACGCCCGGCGTGCTCGACGGCGCCACGGCCGACCTGGCCTTCGCCCTGCTACTCGCCGCCGCCCGACGACTCGCCGAGGGGGACCGTTACGCCCGATCCGACGGGTTCACGCGGTACGACCCGGGCCACATGCTCGGCCTGGAGGTCCACGGTTCGACCCTCGGCATCCTCGGCATGGGCCGGATCGGCGAGAAGGTGGCCCGTCGCGCCCTCGGGTTCGAGATGGACGTCCTCTACCACAATCGCAACCCCCGGCCCGAGGTCGAGTCGGCGCTCGGCCTCCGCCACGCCGGTTTCGAGGAACTGCTCTCCCGGAGCGACTTCGTCGTGCTCTGCGTCCCGCTCACCGACCAGACCCGGGGGCTGATCGGCGCCCGGGCCCTGTCCCTCATGAAGCCGTCGGCGGTGCTGGTCAACGTGTCCCGGGGCCCGGTCGTCGTGACGGACGACCTCCTGGCCGCGCTCCGGGGCGGGACGATCGCCGCCGCGGGCCTCGACGTGACCGATCCCGAGCCGCTCCCCCGGGGCCACGGCCTGCTCGGGCTGGACAACCTGGTCATTACCCCCCATCTCGGCAGCGCGACGGACCGGACCCGACGCCGGATGGCCGAGATCTCGGTCGAGAACCTGCTCGCCGGGCTCGACCGCAGGCCGCTCCCCAGCCCCGTCCTCCCCCCGGCCCCCGGCCCCCCGTGA
- a CDS encoding SDR family NAD(P)-dependent oxidoreductase, with product MRIDLGGEVAMVFGAARGIGRAIAEGFSEAGATVAYVDRSPTVGFVAGQYRRHSGRKTAAFVADVTDAELMRQVADDAFRDLGRVDHLVYAAAVGSGKFGMPFWNLEPGDWDRVLRVNLLGAVHVAHAFGPLLAEAGRGSMTMIGSVSGQIGSQTDPPYSASKAALINFAQCAARDLAPSGVRVNTINPGMVDTPLNRSVYEAWAATQPRASRQGWEDWSSEKIRRLVPLGRWQEPEDIASMAVFLASPMARNVTGQTINVDGGYVMHW from the coding sequence ATGCGGATCGATCTGGGGGGCGAGGTCGCGATGGTCTTCGGCGCGGCCCGGGGCATCGGCCGGGCGATCGCCGAGGGCTTCAGCGAGGCGGGGGCGACGGTCGCCTATGTCGACCGGAGCCCGACCGTCGGCTTCGTGGCCGGCCAGTACCGCCGCCACTCCGGCCGGAAGACTGCCGCCTTCGTGGCCGACGTGACCGACGCCGAGCTGATGAGGCAGGTCGCCGACGACGCCTTCCGCGACCTCGGCCGCGTCGACCATTTGGTCTATGCCGCGGCGGTCGGATCGGGCAAGTTCGGGATGCCCTTCTGGAACCTCGAACCGGGGGACTGGGACCGGGTGCTCCGGGTGAACCTGCTGGGCGCCGTCCACGTCGCCCACGCCTTCGGCCCCCTGCTGGCCGAGGCCGGTCGGGGTAGCATGACGATGATCGGCTCGGTCTCCGGGCAGATCGGCTCGCAGACCGATCCGCCCTACAGCGCCTCGAAGGCGGCGCTCATCAACTTCGCCCAGTGCGCGGCGAGGGACCTGGCCCCGAGCGGCGTCCGGGTGAACACGATCAACCCGGGGATGGTCGACACCCCGCTCAACCGATCGGTCTACGAGGCGTGGGCGGCCACGCAACCGAGGGCGAGTCGGCAGGGCTGGGAGGACTGGTCCTCGGAGAAAATCCGCCGCCTCGTGCCCCTGGGCCGCTGGCAGGAACCCGAGGACATCGCCTCGATGGCCGTCTTCCTCGCCTCGCCGATGGCCCGGAACGTGACCGGCCAGACGATCAACGTCGACGGCGGGTATGTGATGCACTGGTGA